From the Patescibacteria group bacterium genome, the window AATAAGGCATCCTTTACTCTTTGGATTCTTTCTTTATTAAACCTCATTTTAAAATTGCTGGAATTATGATACAGCATTAATTGCAGCTTCTAGTTGAGCGAATGGAACTGCTCCAGAAACAGGGACGGCATTGCCGTTCTTATTATTAACTACAACAAAATAAGGTGTTCCTCTACCACCAGCAGCTGTTGCCTGAGCAAGCTCTTTTGAAATCTCTGAACTTGCCTCACCGCCATCTAAGCAACTGTTGAATTCTGATGTATCAAGTCCGAGTTGTGTTGCATATGATTTCAAACTTACAATGTCAAGTGCAGCCTGATTAGCAAATAAAGTATCGTGATATTCCCAGAATTTTCCTTGTCTGTTTGCACATTCTGAAGCTTCTCCTGCTTTTTGAGCATAGGGATGAATACTATTTAATGGAAAATGTTTGTATATCAGATTAACCTGACCATCTTTGAAGTAATCGCTGTTTTTGAAATCAGTCAAGGCACCTGTATGCGCTTTCCCACAAAATGGACACTGAAAATCAGAAAATTCTACAATTGAAACATCTGCATTTGAGTCCCCAAGCACAGGGTCATCATCTTCTATAAGGGCTTTTGCATTAATAGTGTCTGTTGCTTGTCCTGTTGGAGCTATGTCTCTGATATCACTACCGCTCCCACCAAACCAACCACTAAAAAGTCCAATTAAGAATAATGCTGCGAATACAAAAGTTCCAGCTTTCCATAACATATCTTTCTTTACTGTTATTGTTATGCTCTTGTTACTTTTTTCTTCTGTCATTTTATGTTAAAGTAAAATATGGTTTAAAAAGATTTCTCTTTATATAAAAAGATTTTGTTGTTAATAATTATCTATAAATAATTATCTTTGCATTTTTGCCCCTATGTTTTTTTGGTAGGGTAATATGTGCTCCAGAACCAAAGTCAGAGATCTTTCTTTCTAAAATTTCTTCTACATCTCCTTTAAACATAACGCTAAACGCTTTCTTCAGTAAATTTTTCTTTTGTTTTTCCATATATATTATGTATATATCAATTTTATTTATATAAACCCATTTTCTATCATATCTCCCCAGGATTTTTCACCGAGTGCAACCAGGGCTTCTTTTAAAGTTAAAATTGGTTTTGAATATTTCGCAAAATCATC encodes:
- a CDS encoding DsbA family protein, encoding MTEEKSNKSITITVKKDMLWKAGTFVFAALFLIGLFSGWFGGSGSDIRDIAPTGQATDTINAKALIEDDDPVLGDSNADVSIVEFSDFQCPFCGKAHTGALTDFKNSDYFKDGQVNLIYKHFPLNSIHPYAQKAGEASECANRQGKFWEYHDTLFANQAALDIVSLKSYATQLGLDTSEFNSCLDGGEASSEISKELAQATAAGGRGTPYFVVVNNKNGNAVPVSGAVPFAQLEAAINAVS
- a CDS encoding DUF2080 family transposase-associated protein; translated protein: MEKQKKNLLKKAFSVMFKGDVEEILERKISDFGSGAHITLPKKHRGKNAKIIIYR